The following proteins come from a genomic window of Proteiniphilum propionicum:
- a CDS encoding ABC transporter permease: protein MISHILRIISRNKVTTLLSFLLLSAAVLVNILSIGGMMQRLQYYFLPRGYELDNIGILYAGTKNKDQATDSIRDVELYNRLKASPYVEKVSFGTPNLIYNYNRISIKGHSDTIFSAYPRRGDEEMADLMGIRMLHGRWLRPSDHISNGIVVTPEMAKLLFHEENVTGKSFEYEDNKYAIVGVCNSIRQSKQSNFSPSFFYYEKPDGAFTIRTKTGEEPAFSRSLENLLASAYGINNYIISYETISDKELAVNLYAYMFLLQFLLSRVFMLLVALLSFVAVIWFTSERRKQEWSIRYALGRSKPQLIGYIFLENLVILMGAFVFALVVFFAIRYFGVETFTAKLTLPAIAVTAFLMLIFLWIGIWIPSRKIKQLDISELLKSE, encoded by the coding sequence ATGATTTCACACATCCTGCGAATTATCAGCCGCAACAAAGTAACAACTCTTTTGTCGTTTCTACTGCTTTCGGCAGCCGTATTGGTAAACATCCTGTCAATCGGCGGAATGATGCAGCGGCTGCAGTATTACTTCCTGCCCCGCGGGTATGAACTAGACAACATCGGTATTCTATATGCCGGAACCAAAAATAAAGATCAGGCAACAGATAGTATCCGGGACGTGGAGTTGTATAATCGGTTGAAAGCATCACCTTACGTGGAAAAAGTGTCTTTCGGAACACCCAATTTAATTTACAATTACAACAGAATCAGCATAAAAGGACACAGCGACACCATTTTCTCGGCATATCCGCGACGTGGCGATGAAGAAATGGCAGACTTGATGGGGATCAGGATGTTACACGGTCGTTGGTTGCGGCCGTCCGACCATATTTCTAATGGTATAGTGGTTACACCCGAAATGGCGAAACTTCTTTTCCACGAAGAAAATGTGACAGGGAAATCATTTGAATATGAAGATAATAAATATGCTATTGTGGGAGTATGCAACTCTATCCGGCAAAGTAAGCAAAGTAATTTTTCGCCGTCTTTCTTCTATTACGAAAAGCCAGACGGTGCTTTTACCATTCGCACAAAAACAGGAGAGGAACCGGCTTTTTCCCGTTCGCTCGAAAATCTGTTGGCATCGGCTTACGGCATCAACAATTATATTATTTCTTATGAAACCATTTCCGATAAAGAATTAGCCGTAAACCTCTATGCATATATGTTTCTGCTTCAGTTTCTATTATCGCGCGTGTTTATGCTTTTGGTCGCGTTGCTTTCGTTTGTGGCCGTTATTTGGTTTACCTCCGAACGCCGAAAACAGGAATGGAGTATTCGATACGCCTTAGGGCGTTCGAAACCGCAGCTAATCGGTTACATTTTTCTCGAAAACTTGGTGATATTGATGGGAGCTTTTGTTTTTGCCCTTGTGGTATTTTTTGCCATTCGTTATTTTGGAGTAGAAACATTTACCGCCAAACTCACTTTGCCTGCTATTGCAGTAACCGCATTTCTGATGCTGATTTTCCTTTGGATCGGAATATGGATTCCTTCACGCAAAATCAAACAGTTGGATATTTCTGAATTATTGAAATCAGAATAG